In the genome of Cellvibrio sp. KY-YJ-3, one region contains:
- a CDS encoding TIGR01777 family oxidoreductase, producing MKNDSLDKGRVLVTGGSGFIGGALCLELIDHGYEVWVLTRDVPRASRYLNKQVRLVSGLSELAGVAFVALINLAGESLGGRRWNEQSKQLFRQSRIDFTNTLYRFFADQQLFPAVVINASAIGIYGDAGSSILNESAAVGDGFAAQLCRDWELAARQFASNFTRLCIVRIGVVLDSHGGALKQMLPAFRWGFGGWMGAGEHYMSWISRHDLIRLFIYLLEHGDASGVYNAVAPEPVTNSEFTARLAEQLNRPALLPMPAMLLRLLFGEMADALLLASQRVMPERILQSGFSFEYPRLQTAFEKIFGK from the coding sequence ATGAAAAATGATTCATTGGATAAGGGTCGTGTATTGGTGACCGGCGGGAGTGGATTTATTGGTGGTGCGCTGTGTCTTGAGCTCATCGATCATGGATATGAAGTTTGGGTGCTGACCCGTGACGTGCCGCGTGCGTCGCGTTATTTGAATAAACAGGTTCGTCTTGTAAGTGGCTTAAGCGAACTTGCAGGTGTGGCATTTGTGGCCTTAATTAATTTGGCGGGGGAGTCGCTGGGAGGCAGGCGCTGGAATGAGCAATCAAAGCAACTATTCCGGCAGAGCAGAATAGATTTTACGAACACACTGTACCGTTTTTTTGCAGATCAGCAGCTTTTCCCTGCTGTAGTGATTAATGCTAGTGCCATAGGTATTTATGGTGATGCGGGAAGCTCCATCTTGAATGAATCGGCAGCCGTTGGTGATGGTTTTGCTGCTCAGTTGTGTCGTGATTGGGAGTTGGCTGCACGGCAGTTTGCGTCTAACTTTACCCGTCTTTGTATAGTCCGAATTGGTGTCGTGCTCGATAGTCATGGCGGTGCGCTAAAACAAATGCTGCCTGCGTTCAGATGGGGATTTGGGGGGTGGATGGGAGCTGGCGAGCATTATATGTCGTGGATTTCTCGCCATGATTTGATTCGCTTGTTTATTTATTTGCTGGAGCATGGTGATGCATCCGGCGTATACAATGCTGTCGCCCCAGAGCCTGTCACTAACAGTGAGTTTACGGCGCGTTTGGCGGAGCAGTTAAATCGTCCCGCGTTGTTACCTATGCCTGCGATGCTGCTGCGGTTATTATTTGGCGAAATGGCGGATGCTCTGTTGTTGGCAAGCCAGCGAGTAATGCCTGAGCGAATTCTGCAGTCAGGTTTCTCATTTGAATATCCTCGGCTACAAACGGCATTTGAAAAAATTTTTGGAAAATAA
- the rplT gene encoding 50S ribosomal protein L20 — protein sequence MARVKRGVEARRRHKKVLKAAKGYYGARSRTFRVAKQAVIKAGQYAYRDRRVKKRNFRALWITRINAQSRAEGMSYSQLIAGLKKASIVLDRRVLADLAVYDKAAFAAVVAKAKSALAA from the coding sequence ATGGCCCGTGTTAAGCGTGGTGTAGAGGCGCGTCGTCGTCACAAGAAAGTATTAAAAGCTGCTAAAGGTTACTACGGTGCACGTTCGCGTACATTCCGTGTTGCCAAACAAGCGGTTATCAAAGCTGGTCAATATGCTTACCGCGATCGTCGCGTTAAAAAGCGTAATTTCCGTGCTTTGTGGATCACTCGTATCAATGCTCAATCACGCGCTGAAGGCATGTCCTACAGTCAATTGATTGCTGGCTTGAAAAAGGCGAGCATCGTTCTCGACCGTCGTGTGCTGGCTGATCTGGCTGTATACGACAAAGCAGCTTTTGCTGCTGTTGTTGCGAAGGCTAAATCAGCTCTGGCTGCTTAA
- a CDS encoding SapC family protein: MAKQLMIYDNIQPLSSEVHRNWSVQVEDYSFVSHMISVPVLATEIPFAAAEFPIVFSATANEGEYIPLAIMGLKEGENLVLNEKNQFTSRYIPAFIRRYPFVLGGDKAADTMALCIDADSATVIKDGSKGRKLFEENGEQSAHLKEVVEFLKDYQYRAEMTKVFCKRLHELDLLEPMQANITFKGREDANMNLMGFYVVKREKLKALSDADALDLFKKDGLELIYSHIQSLSNLNVLIGKKSAQLEATK; this comes from the coding sequence GTGGCAAAGCAATTAATGATTTATGACAACATTCAACCACTGTCATCTGAAGTTCATCGTAACTGGTCGGTACAAGTTGAAGATTATTCTTTTGTATCGCACATGATTTCTGTGCCGGTTCTGGCCACAGAAATTCCTTTTGCTGCCGCTGAATTCCCTATTGTTTTTTCGGCAACCGCCAATGAAGGTGAGTATATTCCTCTAGCTATTATGGGGCTGAAAGAGGGCGAAAATCTGGTTCTAAATGAAAAGAATCAATTTACTTCTCGCTACATTCCTGCATTCATTCGTCGCTATCCATTTGTATTGGGGGGCGATAAAGCAGCTGATACTATGGCGCTTTGCATTGATGCGGATAGCGCAACAGTGATCAAAGACGGCAGCAAGGGACGTAAGCTGTTTGAAGAGAATGGTGAGCAAAGCGCGCATTTGAAAGAGGTTGTGGAGTTCCTTAAGGATTATCAATATCGCGCTGAAATGACCAAGGTATTTTGTAAGCGTCTGCATGAACTCGATTTACTTGAGCCTATGCAAGCCAATATTACCTTTAAGGGGCGTGAAGATGCCAATATGAACCTAATGGGTTTTTATGTGGTTAAGCGTGAAAAGCTTAAAGCACTTAGTGATGCAGATGCTTTGGATTTGTTCAAAAAGGATGGCTTGGAATTGATCTACAGTCACATCCAGTCTTTATCCAACTTGAATGTGTTGATCGGCAAAAAATCTGCACAACTTGAAGCCACAAAATAA
- the infC gene encoding translation initiation factor IF-3, whose translation MKRDNAPAAKGNSKKARINDQIEAKQVRLINAEGEQVGIVALSDALAQAQAATLDLVEIVADSDPIVCKIMDYGKHLFEIKKTKAAAKKKQKQQLVKEMKFRPGTEEADYQVKLKALMRFLEHGDKAKVTLKFRGRELAHQELGMEMMQRIETDLAEMGTVEQAAKMEGKQLTMVIAPKKRK comes from the coding sequence ATCAAACGAGATAACGCTCCCGCGGCCAAAGGCAATTCTAAGAAAGCGCGGATCAACGATCAGATCGAAGCCAAGCAGGTTCGTTTAATCAACGCAGAGGGTGAGCAGGTCGGTATCGTCGCATTGAGCGATGCACTGGCGCAGGCGCAAGCCGCTACCCTTGACTTGGTGGAGATCGTTGCTGATAGCGATCCAATAGTCTGTAAGATTATGGATTACGGCAAGCATCTGTTTGAAATCAAGAAAACCAAAGCCGCTGCGAAAAAGAAACAAAAGCAGCAGCTGGTGAAGGAAATGAAATTTCGCCCAGGGACGGAGGAAGCGGATTATCAAGTCAAATTAAAGGCTTTGATGCGCTTCCTTGAGCATGGGGACAAGGCCAAGGTAACTTTAAAGTTCCGCGGTCGCGAACTCGCCCACCAAGAGCTGGGGATGGAAATGATGCAACGCATCGAGACCGACTTGGCTGAAATGGGCACCGTAGAGCAGGCTGCCAAAATGGAAGGTAAGCAGCTCACCATGGTGATCGCCCCCAAAAAGAGAAAATAG
- a CDS encoding MerR family transcriptional regulator → MLEPSHNDELPVIPGKRYFTIGEVSELCAVKPHVLRYWEQEFPQLNPVKRRGNRRYYQRQDVLTIRQIRSLLYDQGFTIGGARLQMTNEDNGSSSGQLNQLVVRMIDDLEHLLDLLKVK, encoded by the coding sequence ATGTTGGAACCGAGTCATAACGACGAACTTCCCGTAATACCCGGTAAGCGCTACTTCACTATTGGTGAAGTCAGTGAGTTATGTGCAGTTAAACCGCATGTTTTAAGATACTGGGAGCAAGAGTTCCCGCAATTAAATCCGGTTAAACGGCGCGGTAATCGTCGCTATTATCAACGGCAGGACGTATTAACTATCCGCCAAATTCGCAGTCTTTTATATGATCAGGGTTTTACTATTGGTGGTGCCCGGCTGCAGATGACTAATGAGGATAATGGCTCCAGCTCTGGCCAGCTCAATCAGTTAGTAGTGCGCATGATCGATGATTTGGAGCACTTGCTTGATTTATTGAAGGTTAAATAA
- the ihfA gene encoding integration host factor subunit alpha yields the protein MSDGALTKADLAEKLYEDLGLNKREAKELVELFFEEIRHALENNEQVKLSGFGNFELRDKSQRPGRNPKTGEEIPISARRVVTFRPGQKLKARVEAYVGTES from the coding sequence ATGTCGGACGGTGCTCTGACCAAAGCAGACTTGGCCGAGAAACTTTATGAGGATCTCGGACTCAATAAGCGTGAAGCCAAAGAATTGGTGGAGCTCTTCTTTGAAGAGATCCGCCATGCTTTGGAAAATAACGAGCAGGTCAAACTTTCTGGCTTCGGCAATTTTGAATTGCGCGATAAAAGTCAGCGTCCTGGTAGGAACCCCAAGACGGGCGAGGAAATTCCTATTAGCGCTCGGCGTGTGGTCACTTTCCGCCCAGGACAAAAACTTAAGGCACGAGTAGAAGCTTATGTTGGAACCGAGTCATAA
- the pheT gene encoding phenylalanine--tRNA ligase subunit beta gives MKISESWLREWVNPAIGTDELVAQLTMAGLEVDAVESVAGDFTGVIVGEIVGCEQHPDADKLRVCQVAGLPDGLSQVVCGAANARVGIKVPFAIIGAQLPGDFQIKKAKLRGVESFGMLCGQTELKAGDDDTGLWELAPDAPVGVNLREYLNLDDKLIEVDLTPNRSDCLSVKGVAREVGVLNRAPVTAPAIPAVAASITDSFPVHLEAGFACSRYVGRVIRNIDITRPSPAWLQDKLFRSGLRSIDAVVDVTNYVLLELGQPMHAFDLSKLGSAIHVRLAQQGESIQLLDGQEIKLNADTMVIADQQKALAIAGIMGGKQSAVGGTTRDIFLESAFFNPLAIAGRARSYGLHTDSSHRFERGVDYSLQLDAIERATALLLEIVGGEAGPVVHVTNEHLPQERQVTLRKARIFSGLSLEMADNEVVDILARLGLTLLLQNAEGWVFAVPSYRFDISIEADLLEELARVYGYNRLPTRSLAAPLDIEPHPEAKMGLPALRNQLIARGYQEAITYSFIEPKLSALFDPETSPVVLRNPISADMAAMRTSLMPGLVSVLRNNLNRQQNRVRLFESGLRFVPSADGLKQEAMLAGLIYGSRAPESWSNAAELVDFFDLKGDLESLLALTGDESAFTVKPGNHSALHPGQTAAIYRDGEWQGVVGALHPSLQRQLDIPQSVYLFEVRLSSLLKARIPAFTSLSKFPEVRRDLALLVDRDLAADKLLAAVKEQAGEHLIDLKVFDVYMGKGIDPHRKSVAMGLTFQHPSRTLNEDEINASIDSIVQYLGANFSATLR, from the coding sequence ATGAAAATCAGTGAATCCTGGCTGCGCGAGTGGGTTAATCCAGCCATAGGTACCGATGAATTAGTCGCCCAACTGACCATGGCTGGGCTTGAGGTGGATGCTGTTGAATCCGTTGCTGGCGATTTTACCGGCGTAATAGTGGGTGAGATTGTTGGCTGCGAACAGCATCCTGATGCCGACAAATTGCGGGTTTGCCAAGTGGCCGGTCTGCCCGATGGTCTGAGTCAAGTTGTATGCGGTGCGGCTAATGCGCGCGTCGGAATCAAAGTCCCTTTTGCCATTATAGGTGCGCAATTACCGGGCGACTTCCAGATTAAGAAGGCGAAGCTGCGCGGCGTTGAATCCTTTGGCATGCTCTGCGGTCAAACCGAACTTAAAGCGGGTGATGATGACACCGGTTTGTGGGAGTTGGCTCCCGATGCTCCTGTGGGCGTTAACCTGCGCGAGTACTTAAATCTTGATGACAAACTGATCGAAGTCGATTTGACTCCCAATCGCAGCGATTGCTTGAGTGTTAAAGGTGTTGCACGCGAGGTTGGTGTATTGAATCGCGCTCCCGTCACTGCGCCGGCAATCCCTGCTGTAGCTGCATCCATTACCGACAGTTTCCCCGTGCATCTTGAAGCGGGGTTCGCTTGTAGCCGCTACGTCGGCCGTGTCATCCGCAATATTGATATCACTCGCCCAAGTCCGGCTTGGCTGCAAGATAAGTTGTTTCGCTCAGGGTTGCGCAGTATCGACGCCGTGGTTGATGTGACCAACTATGTGCTGCTCGAATTGGGCCAGCCTATGCACGCATTTGATTTATCCAAACTCGGCAGTGCCATTCATGTGCGGTTGGCGCAGCAGGGTGAATCGATTCAATTATTGGATGGGCAGGAGATCAAACTCAATGCCGATACCATGGTTATCGCCGACCAACAAAAAGCCTTGGCTATTGCTGGCATTATGGGTGGTAAGCAAAGTGCGGTAGGAGGAACTACGCGCGATATCTTTTTGGAAAGTGCCTTCTTTAATCCGCTGGCGATAGCTGGCCGTGCTCGTTCTTACGGTTTGCACACCGATTCCTCGCATCGCTTTGAGCGCGGTGTGGATTACAGCTTGCAGTTGGATGCTATTGAGCGTGCCACCGCTTTGCTGCTGGAAATTGTTGGTGGTGAAGCGGGTCCTGTTGTTCATGTCACCAACGAGCATTTGCCACAAGAGCGCCAGGTCACCTTACGTAAAGCCCGCATTTTTAGTGGCCTGAGTCTGGAGATGGCGGACAACGAGGTCGTCGATATTCTTGCCCGGTTAGGTTTGACTTTGCTGTTGCAAAACGCAGAAGGCTGGGTGTTTGCTGTTCCCAGCTACCGCTTTGATATTTCCATCGAAGCAGATTTGCTTGAAGAGCTGGCGCGCGTATATGGCTACAACCGTTTGCCAACAAGAAGCCTTGCTGCACCTCTGGATATCGAACCTCACCCCGAAGCGAAAATGGGGTTGCCAGCTCTGCGCAATCAGCTGATCGCACGCGGTTATCAAGAGGCGATTACCTACAGCTTTATCGAGCCGAAGTTATCCGCATTGTTTGATCCGGAAACGTCACCGGTTGTGTTGCGTAACCCCATCAGCGCTGATATGGCAGCAATGCGCACCAGTTTGATGCCAGGTTTGGTCAGCGTGTTGCGCAACAACCTCAATCGCCAACAGAACCGTGTGCGTTTGTTTGAATCGGGGTTGCGTTTTGTTCCGTCAGCAGATGGTCTTAAACAGGAGGCTATGCTTGCTGGTTTGATCTATGGCAGTCGCGCGCCTGAGTCCTGGTCTAATGCTGCCGAGCTAGTGGATTTCTTTGATCTCAAGGGGGATCTTGAATCACTGCTGGCACTAACAGGTGATGAATCAGCATTCACTGTTAAGCCGGGCAATCATTCCGCATTACACCCTGGCCAGACGGCAGCGATTTATCGCGATGGCGAGTGGCAGGGGGTAGTCGGGGCATTGCATCCAAGCTTGCAGCGGCAGCTGGATATACCTCAGTCGGTGTATTTGTTTGAAGTGCGTCTCAGTTCGTTGTTAAAGGCGCGAATCCCGGCCTTTACTTCCCTGTCCAAGTTCCCTGAGGTGCGCCGCGATCTGGCGCTGTTGGTCGATCGCGATTTGGCTGCTGACAAGCTCTTGGCGGCGGTTAAAGAGCAGGCGGGTGAACACCTTATCGACTTAAAGGTTTTTGACGTATATATGGGCAAAGGTATTGATCCACATAGAAAAAGTGTCGCTATGGGGTTGACCTTTCAGCATCCTTCACGCACTCTTAATGAAGATGAGATCAACGCCTCCATTGACTCGATTGTTCAGTATCTGGGGGCGAATTTTTCCGCCACCCTCAGATAG
- a CDS encoding Hsp20 family protein gives MRNFDFTPLYRSAIGFDRMANLLDNLSRAEQNQPSYPPYNIELTGEDKYRITMAVAGFDQAELTIEVNQNNLTISANKAGDEQQRTYLHQGIAARSFERRFQLADHVQVKSAHYENGLLHIDLQRVIPESMKPRTIPIGVREADKLTVVQAGSGIPEDATVSAA, from the coding sequence ATGCGTAATTTTGACTTCACCCCACTTTATCGTTCAGCAATTGGTTTTGATCGCATGGCGAATCTGCTGGACAATCTTTCTCGCGCAGAACAAAACCAGCCCAGTTACCCTCCCTATAATATTGAATTAACGGGGGAGGATAAGTACCGAATTACTATGGCAGTTGCCGGTTTTGATCAGGCTGAATTAACCATAGAAGTGAATCAAAATAACCTGACAATATCTGCAAACAAGGCGGGTGATGAGCAGCAGCGTACTTATTTGCATCAAGGAATAGCTGCGCGTAGTTTTGAGCGTCGCTTCCAGTTGGCTGACCATGTGCAAGTAAAGTCGGCGCACTACGAGAATGGGCTTTTGCACATAGATTTGCAGCGCGTTATTCCTGAGTCTATGAAGCCACGCACTATTCCTATTGGTGTTCGCGAAGCAGATAAGCTTACTGTTGTGCAGGCTGGATCTGGTATTCCCGAGGATGCAACTGTGAGTGCGGCTTGA
- a CDS encoding HPF/RaiA family ribosome-associated protein → MKPAVDVVYRDLDSSAALNDIITKKLEKLSRYTDQIIHSRVVLDAPHQHKHKGKQYRASIELDIKGHPVAITQDDESIHVAVRDAFSSAERKVKQLAARHRDR, encoded by the coding sequence ATGAAACCTGCTGTCGACGTTGTATATCGTGATTTGGATTCTTCTGCTGCACTCAACGACATCATTACCAAGAAACTCGAAAAACTCAGCCGCTACACCGACCAAATAATTCACAGCCGCGTCGTCCTGGATGCCCCACACCAACACAAACACAAAGGAAAACAATACCGAGCCTCCATTGAGCTCGATATCAAAGGCCATCCTGTGGCGATTACTCAGGATGATGAATCGATTCATGTTGCTGTACGTGATGCTTTTTCCAGCGCTGAACGCAAAGTTAAACAACTTGCCGCACGCCACCGCGATCGCTGA
- the pheS gene encoding phenylalanine--tRNA ligase subunit alpha, translating into MENLAALTQEALKLVADAQDLTALDAVRVNYLGKNGSITALMKTLGKLSAEERPAAGAEINKAKDAVQDALNVRKELLEQAAINAKLASEVVDVTLPGRGQHTGGLHPVTRTLQRIEEIFAAVGYSVEVGPEIEDDYHNFEALNIPSHHPARAMHDTFYVDDTHVLRTHTSPVQVRTMENKQPPIRVICPGRVYRCDSDVTHSPMFHQVEGLVVDKNISFADLKGTMDQFLKAFFEADVPVRFRPSYFPFTEPSAEMDIQCTQCRGKGCRMCKNTGWLEVGGCGMVHPEVFKSSGVDPETYTGFAFGMGVERLAMLRYGVNDLRLFFENDLRFLKQF; encoded by the coding sequence ATGGAAAATCTCGCTGCGCTTACCCAAGAAGCGCTCAAACTCGTCGCCGATGCCCAAGATCTGACTGCACTTGATGCAGTACGTGTGAACTATCTCGGCAAAAATGGCAGCATCACCGCGTTGATGAAAACGTTGGGTAAATTATCGGCAGAGGAGCGTCCCGCTGCCGGTGCTGAAATCAATAAAGCCAAAGATGCGGTACAAGACGCACTTAATGTGCGCAAAGAATTACTTGAGCAAGCGGCGATTAACGCCAAGCTTGCTAGCGAAGTGGTTGATGTAACCCTGCCTGGCCGTGGTCAGCACACCGGTGGTTTGCATCCAGTAACCCGTACATTGCAGCGCATCGAAGAGATCTTTGCGGCTGTCGGTTATAGCGTTGAAGTGGGTCCTGAAATTGAAGATGACTACCATAACTTCGAAGCGCTCAATATTCCTTCCCATCACCCCGCGCGGGCGATGCACGATACCTTTTACGTGGATGATACCCACGTACTGCGCACCCACACCTCTCCAGTGCAAGTGCGTACCATGGAAAACAAGCAGCCACCGATCCGGGTGATCTGCCCTGGTCGTGTTTATCGCTGCGATTCCGATGTGACTCACTCACCGATGTTCCATCAGGTCGAGGGTTTGGTGGTCGATAAAAATATCAGTTTTGCCGATCTTAAAGGCACCATGGACCAATTCCTGAAAGCCTTCTTTGAGGCCGATGTTCCGGTGCGTTTTCGCCCATCTTATTTTCCCTTTACCGAGCCATCGGCTGAGATGGACATCCAGTGCACCCAATGCCGTGGCAAAGGCTGCCGCATGTGCAAAAACACTGGGTGGTTGGAAGTGGGGGGCTGCGGCATGGTGCATCCTGAAGTGTTTAAGTCCAGCGGTGTCGATCCTGAAACCTATACCGGTTTTGCCTTTGGTATGGGGGTAGAGCGTTTGGCTATGTTGCGCTACGGGGTCAATGACCTACGTTTGTTCTTTGAAAACGACCTGCGTTTCTTAAAGCAATTCTAA
- a CDS encoding GlxA family transcriptional regulator has protein sequence MNNIPPIKIHFLLCEHMLATSSTLPMEMLLAAESAVRTMLEPEQRRDIEIHTLAITNEPILTRTGMHWRPDLTINQVSQSDLIYIPGLWRNPRPIIKKNAAIVAWLQQQHQNGAIISAVGTGCCFLAEAGLLDGKAATTHWHYFDQFQKDYPQVQLKRQYFITQAGSLYCAASVNSLADLTIHFIQRFFGKEIASHVERHFSHEIRKSYESSGFFEANKNPHPDEQITQIQIWLEDNYYREILFPQVCERFGMSVRTLNRRFKNALGQTPLEYLQNIRINTAIDLLKTSNLSIAEIADKVGYQDTNYFTTLFKKHLATTPNAYRETVRAKLFRT, from the coding sequence ATGAACAATATCCCACCAATAAAAATTCACTTTTTGCTGTGCGAACACATGCTTGCCACCAGCAGTACCCTACCCATGGAGATGCTGTTAGCAGCAGAAAGCGCTGTACGAACCATGTTGGAACCGGAGCAACGGCGAGATATTGAGATACACACCCTCGCGATCACCAATGAACCCATACTGACGCGAACCGGAATGCACTGGCGACCAGACCTGACCATCAATCAGGTTTCACAGAGCGATTTAATTTACATTCCAGGCTTATGGCGCAACCCACGCCCCATTATCAAAAAAAATGCTGCGATAGTGGCATGGCTGCAACAGCAGCATCAAAACGGCGCCATCATTAGCGCAGTAGGCACTGGCTGCTGCTTTCTCGCCGAGGCAGGTTTACTCGACGGCAAAGCAGCCACAACCCATTGGCATTATTTTGACCAGTTTCAAAAGGACTACCCGCAAGTTCAACTCAAACGACAATATTTTATTACTCAAGCGGGCAGTCTCTACTGTGCTGCAAGTGTCAACTCTCTTGCCGACTTGACCATTCACTTTATCCAACGTTTTTTTGGAAAGGAAATAGCCAGCCATGTTGAGCGCCACTTTTCCCATGAGATCAGAAAGTCTTACGAGAGTAGCGGTTTTTTTGAGGCCAACAAAAATCCGCACCCAGATGAACAAATCACCCAGATACAAATCTGGCTTGAAGACAATTATTATCGTGAAATTTTATTTCCGCAGGTATGCGAACGTTTTGGTATGAGCGTGCGTACACTTAACCGCCGCTTCAAAAATGCACTGGGGCAAACACCACTTGAATATCTTCAAAATATTCGCATCAATACCGCCATAGATTTACTAAAAACCAGCAATTTATCAATAGCAGAAATCGCTGATAAAGTCGGCTATCAAGACACCAATTACTTCACCACTTTATTTAAAAAACATCTTGCAACAACACCCAATGCCTATCGCGAAACAGTGCGGGCAAAATTATTCCGCACATAA
- a CDS encoding beta-ketoacyl synthase, whose translation MSLARLPIIVGFGGFNAAGRSSGHHAYRRMVIESLDAHERQETLAGLAVMMGLISFVEGSYRDQNDEPIDLATIESRFGAEILDGTLIRRIDKTFFDVDAAHWQKSATLGAGDAPLIVEMRKRDLPEPVPADWLVEEVDADRVRVTSPTGLSVKFDSYRDLPVKSAGQMPRGFNPGALYNSHYHPRALQLAVIGASDALQSTGLDWQVIIDSVKPDQVGVYASNVMSQMDENGFGGLLQSRLKGGRVSAKQCPLGLNTMPADFVNAYILGSVGQTGAITGACASFLYNLQAAADDIASGKCRVALVGCAEAPIVAEIIDGYATMGALASEDKLKKLDGVDEVDPRRTSRPFGENAGFTMAEASQYVVLMDDALVMELGADVHGAVGDVFINADGFKKSISAPGPGNYITMAKAVASVRAILGDEAVQKRSLVQAHGSSTPQNRVTESQIFDQIAQVFGITKWPVAAVKAYVGHSLSAASGEQLITSLGVFKYGIVPGIKTIDKVADDVFADRLAISTVDVVRNEPVDVAFLNSKGFGGNNATASVFAPHVVESMLACRYGAEKFAEYQLKRASVRAASVAYDAAALKGDFATIYHFGEGLIDESLITVDLDKLCLPGFAQPIDLSFTNRFADMFV comes from the coding sequence ATGTCTCTTGCGCGCCTACCGATTATTGTGGGGTTTGGTGGATTTAATGCTGCGGGTCGCAGTTCGGGGCATCACGCCTATCGTCGCATGGTAATAGAGAGTCTTGATGCTCATGAGCGGCAGGAAACTCTGGCTGGTTTAGCCGTCATGATGGGGCTGATTAGTTTTGTAGAAGGCAGCTATCGCGACCAAAACGATGAACCAATTGATCTTGCTACCATAGAGTCACGTTTTGGCGCAGAAATTCTCGATGGCACTTTAATTCGCCGTATCGACAAGACTTTTTTTGATGTTGATGCTGCCCATTGGCAGAAGTCTGCCACCTTGGGGGCGGGCGATGCGCCACTCATCGTTGAGATGCGTAAGCGCGATCTGCCAGAACCTGTTCCTGCAGATTGGTTGGTGGAGGAGGTTGACGCTGATCGTGTTCGCGTTACTTCTCCAACTGGGTTGAGTGTTAAATTTGACAGCTACCGGGATTTACCGGTTAAGTCGGCCGGTCAAATGCCTCGCGGTTTTAATCCTGGCGCACTCTACAACTCCCATTATCATCCGCGTGCGCTGCAGCTTGCTGTGATTGGTGCCTCCGATGCTCTGCAGTCAACCGGTTTGGATTGGCAGGTAATTATCGATTCGGTAAAACCTGACCAGGTTGGTGTCTATGCCAGCAATGTTATGAGTCAGATGGATGAAAATGGTTTTGGTGGTTTATTGCAATCACGGCTCAAGGGGGGGCGTGTCAGTGCCAAGCAGTGTCCGCTCGGTTTAAATACTATGCCGGCGGATTTTGTGAACGCCTACATTCTGGGAAGTGTAGGGCAGACCGGCGCCATTACTGGTGCTTGCGCCTCTTTCCTCTACAACCTGCAAGCGGCGGCGGATGATATTGCTTCGGGTAAATGCCGCGTTGCGCTGGTTGGTTGTGCCGAAGCCCCTATTGTTGCCGAGATTATCGACGGTTATGCCACTATGGGTGCACTGGCAAGCGAAGATAAGCTCAAGAAATTGGACGGTGTTGATGAGGTAGATCCTCGTCGTACCAGTCGCCCGTTTGGTGAAAATGCTGGTTTTACTATGGCAGAGGCGAGCCAATATGTTGTCTTGATGGATGATGCATTGGTAATGGAGTTGGGGGCTGATGTGCACGGCGCCGTGGGTGATGTGTTTATCAATGCGGATGGTTTTAAAAAGTCTATCTCAGCGCCTGGTCCAGGCAATTACATCACCATGGCCAAAGCGGTGGCATCGGTGCGCGCAATTCTTGGTGATGAGGCTGTTCAAAAACGCTCTTTGGTGCAGGCGCATGGGTCGAGTACACCGCAGAACCGTGTGACCGAATCGCAAATTTTTGATCAGATTGCACAAGTGTTTGGCATTACCAAGTGGCCTGTGGCTGCGGTAAAGGCTTACGTTGGGCACTCGTTATCGGCAGCCAGTGGTGAGCAGCTGATCACTAGTTTGGGTGTTTTTAAGTACGGCATTGTTCCTGGTATTAAGACTATCGATAAGGTTGCTGATGATGTTTTTGCGGATCGTCTCGCTATTTCGACGGTCGATGTGGTGCGTAATGAGCCGGTTGATGTTGCTTTTCTGAACTCAAAAGGCTTTGGTGGTAATAATGCTACCGCCAGCGTGTTTGCGCCTCACGTTGTGGAGTCGATGCTGGCTTGTCGTTATGGGGCGGAAAAGTTCGCTGAATATCAGCTCAAGCGCGCATCAGTGCGTGCGGCCTCGGTCGCCTACGACGCCGCTGCGCTTAAGGGTGATTTTGCGACCATCTACCATTTTGGTGAAGGTTTAATTGATGAGTCGCTGATTACTGTGGATCTGGATAAGCTGTGTTTGCCCGGGTT
- the rpmI gene encoding 50S ribosomal protein L35 → MATKAKVHSGASKRFKKTGAGFKFKHANKSHILTKMTTKRKRQLRGTSIVDAADVPRVKRLFRAI, encoded by the coding sequence ATGGCAACCAAAGCTAAAGTACATAGCGGCGCGTCAAAGCGCTTCAAAAAAACCGGCGCTGGCTTCAAATTCAAGCACGCTAACAAGAGCCACATCCTGACCAAAATGACGACCAAGCGTAAGCGCCAATTGCGCGGCACTAGCATCGTTGATGCAGCCGATGTACCACGCGTAAAACGTTTGTTCCGTGCTATCTAA